From Arachis stenosperma cultivar V10309 chromosome 2, arast.V10309.gnm1.PFL2, whole genome shotgun sequence, one genomic window encodes:
- the LOC130962928 gene encoding uncharacterized protein LOC130962928 gives MVTTSDQEDEDKQNKLSQQPENNSTEEEDRDHQEPEISQQELLKLYAPFPQLLNGAVGKRIYSRFLDLFASLHVNIPFIKAIQQMPAFIKYMKELLPRKSSLKGGQIIVLNKECSALIQPELPAKRKDPGSFHIPCAIGETLFDRALCDLGASINLLPLSLVKRLQINEIMPTDVVIRLADKTQKQAIGVVENVLLKVGKYFLPTDFVILDIEESHIHPIILGRPFLATARALIDVEKGELILRIHDEQLNFNVFKLSQEADQEHKKPSKDHDEMLKEEASTEAHPTYLETPLVDKQGKQQLPQLKEKLEEPKPLEACEDNITNPLEKGVIKSKTISKDTRKKVPRKWRNKKIPTEDFSPGDRVISAYFPDIPPNLPTIPSQLPKVFTINRVLSLEHVEIIDTTNRYKSIARGEDFKHYRPP, from the coding sequence ATGGTCACTACAAGTGATCAAGAGGATGAAGACAAGCAAAACAAACTCTCCCAACAACCTGAAAACAACTCAACAGAGGAGGAGGATagagatcaccaagaaccagaAATCTCACAACAAGAGTTGCTGAAGCTCTATGCACCTTTTCCCCAACTGCTCAATGGTGCTGTggggaagagaatatactcaagGTTCCTAGACTTGTTTGCATCTCTGCATGTGAACATACCATTCATAAAGGCCATACAACAAATGCCTGCATTCATCAAGTATATGAAGGAACTTCTTCCCAGGAAAAGCTCACTCAAAGGAGGCCAAATTATAGTGTTAaacaaggaatgtagtgccCTTATCCAACCTGAGTTGCCTGCAAAAAGaaaagacccagggagttttcacatCCCCTGCGCCATAGGAGAAACATTGTTCGATAGAGCACTCTGTGACTTGggggcaagcatcaacttacTGCCATTATCCTTAGTAAAGAGGCTGCAGATCAATGAGATAATGCCTACAGATGTGGTCATCAGATTGGCTGACAAGACTCAAAAgcaagcaataggagtggtGGAAAATGTGTTACTAAAGGTTGGAAAATACTTTCTCCCAACAGACTTTGTCATCTTGGACATAGAAGAGAGTCACATTCACCCAATCATAttgggaagaccattcctagctaCAGCCAGAGCACTTATAGATGTGGAGAAAGGGGAGCTAATATTAAGGATCCATGATGAACAGCTCAACTTTAATGTCTTCAAACTCTCACAAGAAGCAGACCAAGAGCACAAAAAACCAAGTAAAGATCATGATGAGATGCtgaaggaggaagcaagcacTGAAGCACACCCAACCTATTTGGAGACTCCTTTGGTTGATAAACAAGGGAAACAGCAACTACCACAGCTCAAGGAAAAGTTAGAAGAACCTAAACCTCTAGAGGCATGTGAAGACAACATCACAAATCCCTTAGAAAAAGGAGTCATCAAGAGCAAGACAATATCAAAGGACACAAGGAAGAAAGTACCAAGAAAGTGGAGGAATAAAAAGATCCCTACGGAAGACTTCTCTCCAGGAGATAGAGTGATCTCAGCTTACTTCCCAGATATCCCCCCTAATCTCCCCACTATACCATCTCAGTTACCGAAAGTCTTCACAATCAACAGAGTTCTCTCCCTGGAACATGTAGAGATCATTGATACAACCAATAGATACAAGTCCATAGCGAGAGGGGAGGACTTCAAGCATTACCGACCACCCTGA